CGTATGACGGAACACAGATCAATTATGAGCCTGCTATGCGGCCAAGAGAGCAGGGACAGGCCAGGATTAAACAGAACAACGATCAGAGAAGACAAATTAAGTTGTGTGAGGAGAACAAGGCAGATGTCTTGCTGAGAGACCAGTGTTAGCTTACAGATGTACACACGTTAGCTAACGATATGTCATCAGGCAATAGCAAAGCTAGCATTGGTCATCTATGAGTACTGATAACAGAAACGAATAAGCGTGTCACACTTGTTAATATCCAACACTAATGTTACATGATATATAGctgggttcctcaaatcttgccctggagggccaatgcgatACAGACTTTAGCTCCAGTCCTGATCAAACTCTCCCTACCTGTGATTtctctaatgatcctgaagacactgattagggttagagctaaactctgcagaaaagtgGATCCTGTGGGCCAGATCTGTGGATCCCTGATATAGAGGTTTCTCAACaccacaggagagagagagaaacatgtttttgtttcattatgtgcTTGTGTGGGAAAAGCGTCTGACTGCACCCAGGCTTTGAGGCAtgccaatgtaaaaaaaaaattatggtttcaaattaaaataatttgttacctCGCTGactaaaaaaaatctcagttgTAACTCAACATTAAATAACGTCAAGTTgattaaacttaatatttttagtCAGCGaggtaacaaattattttatgtttgaaacaattattattatttttttttttacagtccaaggcaagtttatttatatagcacatttcgtacacattggcaaggcaaggcaagtttatttatatagcacatttcgtacacaatggttattcaaagtgctttacataaaagaaagtaaaataatcattgaagaaaaataatttaaaaaacaaacaaacaaaaacaagcaattttaaaactttgaaaatgattaaaaaatttacttatttaaaatgaattttaaaacagttaaacaatagaaaatgattttacataaaatacagtgaatacgtaagatACAATGGAATCAGTTCGGACatcacacagtgctcattcaataaatgcacagctaaacagatgagttttgagactagatttaaatgtgactaatgtttaagcacatctgatctcttctggaagctgattccaactgcgggcggcataataactaaaagcagactccccttgttttgtgtgaaaccTTGGTATtactaactgactcgatcctactgatctgagtgctctgttaggtttatattcagtgaacatatctgcaatatattttggtcctaggtcattgagtgattcataaacaagtaaaagtactttttataaaatcaatcctacatgtaactggaagccagtgtaagggtCTGAGGACTGgttgatatgctcagattttctggttctagtcagaattctggcagcagctgcagctgtctaatggtcttcttgggaaggccagtgaggagaccattacaatagtcccacctgctggtgataaaggcatgaacaagtttctccaagccttgactggaaacaaaacatctaattcttgcaattttttttagatgatagtatgctaatttagttactgctttgatatgactactgaaactaaggtctgtctccagaatcacaccaagactcctgacttgattttttagctgttagacccctagagtcaaggtatgcattcaccttcagaacttcatctttgtttcctaatgcaatgacttttttcttgtttaactgaagaaagttctggcacatccagctgttaatttcattaatgcattggcagagggagtcaatggggctgtagtcatttggcgataaggctaggtaaatctggttatcatcagcatagctgtgaaaggcaatttggttctttctcattatttgacttagtgggagcatatacagactaaacaagagcggtgcaagaattgagccttgtgggactccacatgtcatggacgtccacttagacttatgttttcttattatattattaagactattgcaacgctctcttgacctgaaccatttgagtaccatcccagtaagcccgacccagttttccagtctctgtagtactatgttatgatcaacagtgtcaaacgcagcactgagatctagtaataccagaactgatattttgccagaatcagaatttaagcgaatttcatttattatcttaatgagcgctgtctctgtgctgtgatgcggtcggaaaccagattgaaaattgtccaggtatccatttgagtttaagtttttGGTCAGCTGATTAagaactaccttttctataattctgcctataaaaggaagattagatattggtctataattgctcaaaatggtgttatcaagattgctctttttcaggaggggcgtaacaactgcagttttcagggagtttggaaatgtcccaagaaagaagtgaggcgttccaGCAGAcaatctgcttctaaacagttaagcccCTGGAGCATGGACCTCTCCAGGCCAGCAGACACATGTATGTGTAGGAAagagattatttattattctgaGCTGAACacttgtatgtataaatacaaattaaagatttgaatattaaaaacatctgaataatTAGTTTTTTCAATAACAAGTTGCCTATACTTAGGTCACaacaagtaacatttttaaatgtcatcttGCAATACCTCACTGACAAGACGgaaaatgtcatgccccttaccatagctgcctgccaGCTTCAGTGTATTGCATAAAAGTCAAATCAATTTGAGCTCTATTTAAAGCCTGATAAAACTCTAAGTTCGTCTGTCTTAGGAAAGCTAACACTCACTGTTTTCTCTAGTGCATCTTAACCAGGTTTCgacccattcgtcgatctttgtgatatcacaaatcccggaaaatatgcgttgtagtccaaatgagccgttcattgtagtttttgaaaagtgatttctgttaaataaaatatctccttttgaattgtaCTCAGATCTTTTAAactcaaaaaacaacattaaagaccaaacaaaaacattaaaaactaaaaaaattagcataataCCACCCCTTTAAACGCACAGAGGCTCGGAGGCTGTGTTAGGAAACCCGTGGACTGGATGTCCGGACAGGCTGGAGTTTGTGCAACCTCCACAAACACAATAATTTATCATGACAATGTTAAATTGAAACTACCGAACACACACTGACTCATGCTCACTGAATACCAACAGAGTGCGGCACACGACTCCCTTTCATGATGTCATATGACACGATGTTGAAAACAAGGTTTTTGAGAACTGTAAAGGaaaccatatttttttcttctaaatttgtgCCCTCAGGtcttgtaaaacattttcaaatcctgCATTAACAGTTCATATGCTATTTTCATACAAGGTTatatattcatttgaaaaaaaaaatgttttaacctgAAATATGCACTTTAACAGTCCGTCTCAaacagctccctagttcagtagtagGTCTGGGAGTTGGCCATTTCTAGAGCTGTATTATTTCCCAGTGTATTGAACTTTGGCTccctaaaaagtttttttttattcaattttgagCTAACAAAAATTGGCAACTTTGGGACAGTTACAATAGGGAAGgcaagtttatattaaagtttatatttatattaaacctatagagtttggttccaaaacacaataaataaattttgatcaatttgagtaaaaaatgtgttttctttaccaagaaagtggcaagatgaaaaccactattttctgtttcaaagtttcacatagcatctttaggttataataacaaagaaaaaaaaaatatatattaaaatttaaaaatatataataaaaaattttttttttttcccaaaatgcaataaatccatcatgacacatttatttatttatttatttttcattgaatgaatataaaagttattttttcatattgaaactgttgaaaaatacacaaagtaagttgatccacatatgacagcctctaaacttggtcaatactaatcttatatacaggcactggactaaaaatacattcattagtCATCACTCCCAAAagaattcaacgggtcatcttgttaatgctataaattaattacaacaataaaagaaaatttcatcatgaaacatacatgaacaacatcacattagaccTCAGAaattccaaaagtgcattcatctttgccatgttacaatcaattagttgactagtgctataagctgtattaacaaaaacattaagggcattaataaaaacacttacactgacaagctacgcaatactgcgttcataatcgaatgcaaCTCATCTGcaattatgaacgcgatattgcataacttgtcagtgatgtatggctctgtgtattaaatgccgctccatctgaaagcatgggatggagatttatcacagaactggcttttcTTACGAGATGTCACATgcaatttatcatgcagcccttctttaatgatcacaaagtacaaagtagatgagaaAAACTAGAATGCTGTGTGTATTCAGAGCGCCGCCATTAatgtctagagtgcgtggaatgaTGCGCTGTGCTTGTTTGAGCGGATATATTGTATTCTGCAAAGAAAGGAGATTGGCAtttgtcgcggtttggaaaaaaaagggagaaaatatGACAGAATAACTCGGCGGATATCGtattttgcgtaaaattaaaaatggacttttcaatacCGTCCAGATACTATACGGATTTTGGCAGAcactcaatttttttaaataccatttattgcgttttggaaccaaactcttcatatcaTTTATGTAGACTGtaacagctgaaaaaaatctttatttatttttcatcaggGAAAATAAAGGACATTGGAACTGCAGGAATCAGTACAGATTAACACCTACAGAagaataaagatttaaaaatgaataatatattccACAAACTCCATGTTGAAGGCAAGCACCTCAATAAACTCGGAGCTGCAGATGTTCTTCAGATAACTGAACATTCATTACAGTCCCATGAGTTTTATTCTGAAGAGGAGCCAATTCAGACTTTCATACAAAAACTACTGATGATGAACTACAGAGCAAGATACATTAAAACTAAAGAGTCCAACGAAAAggatcaaacaacaacaaacagacaaCGACTTATCTGAAGAAGAGAGtgatatttttgatgattttttcgAAAACATCTCTACGTCAGACAAAGCATCAAGTCAGTCTGATCCTGTTCACCCAATGGATGTTCAGATGGCCATGTTTCATTGTGCTGATGGTTTCCTGAAGCAGCTGATGACTAAACTGTCCCAATGTCAGTACGCTCTGCCTCTGCTTGTTCCTGATCCATTCACAAAACAGATTGAGTTTCCTCTCTGGACATTCAGACAAATCAGCAAGAGCTGGAAGATGAGAAACAACAATGAAATCATCAGTCAAACCCAGCCGATCTACAAGGCAAAGACTCCAATGGTGTGTTTCTTCAGGTTTGGCTCTGTGTCTTCATCCAAGTCTCAGCTGATGAACAGTCTGATAAATGAGAAACACAACACGTTCTTCCACAGGAACTGCCCAGGCAGCAGCAGAACCAGAGTCCTGATGGATGGGTGGGAGATCGCCTGGTACTGTCCATCTGGATCATATGATGATAAATTCACTGACTGTGTTGCATTCTGTAATCTACACGGTGATGCAGGAGACCATGAGAAACAAGCTGCAGATCCTCACTGAAATGGCCTCAGTCAATGTTGTTCTTCTAGCACAAATGGACAGgaattacaaacatgcagcaaaGATCCAAAACCTGTACAAAGACAGAAAGCCACTCATTAGTCTTTTAGATGATGAGTCTTCTGTAATTAAGATAAAGAAAGGGAAATTCAAAATTGGTCTGAAATGCAAAAGTCAGTCAGATGTATCTGAAGAACTCAGAAAAGTTATAAATGCTTGTCTCTTAGAATTGTCTTCCACTTTCAGACTTAAAGATGTATCCCAACACTCAGATATCAGAGtagatgaagaagatgatgaagactgcaggagaggaagagaagcagcaaaGCAGATGATGAGTTTGCTAAAGAAGAAAGAGCTGAGAAACATCAAAGAATCATTTCTGCCTCATCAGGGGAAACTGTGGCATCAGTGGTGTCAGAACAACAAAGAACTACATCGTCCTCAAGGAGAAAAGATTGAAATggaaataagtagaaaaaaaacacaaatgaataaaatccGTGAACAGCAGCATGAATTTGACATCAGTGATTTCATCATGCGCTTAATTAAACAAATGTGCTCACATTATAAACTTGAGACGATGTTTTTTCTCAAATGGCTCAGAATTTTCCTGGATGAGCATACATCAGCTGATCTTTCTGCTCTACACCACAAGTATCATGAAAAATGGTCAACAGTCTTACAACTGAAAGAGAAACATAAGTCAGAACAACTTAAAATGGAACAAACTGAACTTGGGACAATATCTGAGGAACTTCAGGCTGCAACCTTTGGTTTGGAGCACATCATGAGGGAGATCGGACAAATCTATGAATCATGTTCATCAgtgaagaagaacaagaaagacCTGAAAGACTTCTCTTCTCTCCCAAATCTTGCAGCAGAGATGATGATCTCTGGATTtccactggagctgatggatgGAGATGCTGCTCATGTTCCTCTGATCTGGATCTCTGCTGTTCTAGATCAACTCATCCAGAAACTGGGAGACCAGCGAGTCTTTGTGCTGTCAGGGTAGGGATCCAGAGCTCTGGGAAATCCACCTTGCTGAATGCCATGTTTGGACTACAGTTTGCCGTCAGTGCTGGCAGATGCACCAGAGGAGCTTTCATGCAGCTAATCGGAGTCTCAGATGAGATGAAAACACAGATGAACTTTGACTATATTCTAGTTGTTGATACTGAGGGGCTTCGTGCTTCGGAACTGGCTGGAAGATCAACAAGACATCATGACAATGAATTTGCCACATTTGTTGTTGGTATTGCAAATCTGACATTGATCAATATCTTTGGATGAGAAAACACAGCTGAGATGCAGGACATTCTTCAGATTGTTGTTCAGGCCTTCATGAGGATGAAGAAGGTCAGACTGAatcccagctgtgtgtttgtgcatcagaaCGTTTCAGATGTTGCAGCTAGAGAAAAAAACATGGAGGCAAGAAGACAACTGCTGGAGAAATTAGATGAGATGACAAAACTCGCTGCTAAAGAGGAAGGCTGTGATGCAGAATGTTTCAGCGATGTCATTAAATTTGATGTTCAGAATGATGTGAAGTATTTCGCTCAGCTCTGGGAGGGAAACCCACCAATGTCACCACCAAACCCAAACTACTGTGAAAACATTCAAGAACTGAAGAAATGTATTAAGTCTCATGCCTCAAAATCATA
This genomic stretch from Cyprinus carpio isolate SPL01 unplaced genomic scaffold, ASM1834038v1 S000006585, whole genome shotgun sequence harbors:
- the LOC109090256 gene encoding LOW QUALITY PROTEIN: interferon-induced very large GTPase 1-like (The sequence of the model RefSeq protein was modified relative to this genomic sequence to represent the inferred CDS: inserted 1 base in 1 codon; deleted 1 base in 1 codon; substituted 1 base at 1 genomic stop codon); the protein is MNSAGGHGEVVSKIDRKTFVVEKEQDTLKLKSPTKRIKQQQTDNDLSEEESDIFDDFFENISTSDKASSQSDPVHPMDVQMAMFHCADGFLKQLMTKLSQCQYALPLLVPDPFTKQIEFPLWTFRQISKSWKMRNNNEIISQTQPIYKAKTPMVCFFRFGSVSSSKSQLMNSLINEKHNTFFHRNCPGSSRTRVLMDGWEIAWYCPSGSYDDKFTDCVAFCNLHGDAGDHEKQLQILTEMASVNVVLLAQMDRNYKHAAKIQNLYKDRKPLISLLDDESSVIKIKKGKFKIGLKCKSQSDVSEELRKVINACLLELSSTFRLKDVSQHSDIRVDEEDDEDCRRGREAAKQMMSLLKKKELRNIKESFLPHQGKLWHQWCQNNKELHRPQGEKIEMEISRKKTQMNKIREQQHEFDISDFIMRLIKQMCSHYKLETMFFLKWLRIFLDEHTSADLSALHHKYHEKWSTVLQLKEKHKSEQLKMEQTELGTISEELQAATFGLEHIMREIGQIYESCSSVKKNKKDLKDFSSLPNLAAEMMISGFPLELMDGDAAHVPLIWISAVLDQLIQKLGDQRVFVLSXVGIQSSGKSTLLNAMFGLQFAVSAGRCTRGAFMQLIGVSDEMKTQMNFDYILVVDTEGLRASELAGRSTRHHDNEFATFVVGIANLTLINIFGXENTAEMQDILQIVVQAFMRMKKVRLNPSCVFVHQNVSDVAAREKNMEARRQLLEKLDEMTKLAAKEEGCDAECFSDVIKFDVQNDVKYFAQLWEGNPPMSPPNPNYCENIQELKKCIKSHASKSYRMLLKDFKIHIKDLWEALLNEKFVFSFRNSLEISVYRKLETEFSKWSWSLQNSMLKIENKLHNKIENEAIHEIEETYLQRELKKTSEEVEKSMSEFFEKDTYAEILIQWKTSFETKIKELEKKIVRETKKKMNEILHQETLKNNDQSTHHENTLIEKSKELALKLKDKAKDEETLKNEFNLFWKINMKIISDTPAIRDIDVMNMIEILSDKKDEYYSIFQKYCHGATSAAILGQIICQKLKEPIVQSVYKNTARDLTDEMRSNCESLNGSRSNLEKHILKTLAEEEDFDKSMDSINYPRNHFKSFIRDEVSRYITDQFSVSVLPKMEENIKCLQQKIMKAAHDSTEHVQLNRGDVSLWLKSFTQQLSDQLIFSVKNLSGLKHDDVDDVNLLEDVIRKELPVKISDIRSRFNTKTFPVKLDFKFRPDELLIDHLCQCCWVQCPFCKAICTNTIENHDGDHSVAIHRNNGLNGWFYRKTTNLSINICTSSVASDGNFYPSHSDDKVPWREYRRAGGVYADWSITPDLSELPYWKWFVCRFQKDLEKYYNKTFEGSGKIPDNWRTYSKHEAVETLEKYI